One part of the Mesorhizobium sp. M4B.F.Ca.ET.058.02.1.1 genome encodes these proteins:
- a CDS encoding SH3 domain-containing protein, with protein sequence MSGFASLRLALSAAVLGALLFSPQQVAAQSAAGPAQTVTLGPSGLPLPRFVSLKSGRVNSRVGPGANYSVDWMYMKAGLPMEIIQEFDTWRRVRDADGSEGWINQSLLSGRRTAIVAPWQRSKGGRINLLDDPDKDAGVVAILEPGVMGSIKKCDGQWCEMTFEGHTGWLQQSVVWGAYPGERVKN encoded by the coding sequence GTGTCTGGTTTCGCGTCGCTTCGCCTGGCTCTCAGCGCGGCCGTTCTTGGCGCTCTTCTTTTTTCCCCGCAACAGGTGGCGGCGCAGAGCGCGGCCGGCCCGGCGCAGACGGTCACGCTGGGCCCCAGCGGCCTTCCCTTGCCGCGTTTCGTCAGCCTGAAATCGGGCCGCGTCAATTCACGCGTCGGCCCCGGCGCCAACTATTCGGTCGATTGGATGTATATGAAGGCGGGCCTGCCTATGGAAATCATCCAGGAATTCGACACCTGGCGCCGCGTGCGGGATGCCGACGGCTCGGAAGGCTGGATCAACCAGTCGCTGCTTTCGGGCCGCCGCACCGCGATCGTCGCGCCTTGGCAGCGCAGCAAGGGCGGCCGAATCAACCTGCTTGACGATCCCGATAAGGATGCAGGCGTCGTCGCCATCCTCGAGCCGGGCGTCATGGGCTCAATCAAGAAGTGCGACGGTCAATGGTGCGAGATGACCTTCGAAGGCCACACCGGCTGGCTGCAGCAGTCAGTCGTCTGGGGCGCCTATCCGGGTGAACGGGTCAAGAACTAA
- a CDS encoding DUF4260 domain-containing protein: MRPVDLAIRLEWCVAAAAAVVLYAMTGTSWWLFALLILAPDLSMLGYLAGPRVGAIAYNALHILIVPLALALAGYVLGSSMATAVALIWISHIAIDRALGYGLKLPSGFQDTHLGRIGRREVPAPVRPD; encoded by the coding sequence ATGCGGCCTGTCGATCTCGCAATCAGGCTCGAATGGTGTGTCGCTGCGGCGGCGGCCGTCGTCCTCTATGCGATGACGGGCACGTCATGGTGGCTGTTCGCGCTGCTCATCCTGGCGCCGGACCTGTCGATGCTGGGCTACCTCGCCGGACCGCGCGTAGGTGCCATCGCCTATAACGCCCTGCACATACTGATCGTCCCGCTTGCCCTGGCGCTGGCCGGATATGTCCTCGGTAGTTCCATGGCGACGGCAGTCGCGCTGATCTGGATCTCCCACATCGCCATCGACCGCGCGCTCGGCTACGGCCTCAAGCTGCCCAGCGGTTTCCAGGACACCCATCTTGGCCGCATCGGCCGCCGCGAGGTCCCTGCGCCTGTCAGGCCGGATTAG
- the fabB gene encoding beta-ketoacyl-ACP synthase I, producing the protein MRRVVVTGLGIVSSIGNNANEVQASLHDAKSGISFSNSFAEHGFRCQVWGAPTLDPSAMIDRRAMRFLSQGAAWNHVAMDQAIADAGLGESDITNERTGIVMGSGGPSTRTIVEAAETTLKNGSPKRIGPFAVPKAMSSTASATLATWFKIHGVNYSISSACSTSAHCIGNGYELIQWGKQDMVFAGGHEDLDWTMSDLFDAMGAMSSKYNDKASTASRAYDVNRDGFVIAGGAGVLVLEELEHAKARGAKIYAEIVGYGATSDGYDMVAPSGEGAVRCMRQALSTVSTPVDYINTHGTSTPVGDSKEMGAIREVFGDKMPFITSTKSLTGHSLGAAGVQESIYSILMMQGGFIGESAHIEELDPEFEGMPIVRKRIDNARIDTVLSNSFGFGGTNATLIFQRYSA; encoded by the coding sequence ATGAGACGGGTCGTAGTGACGGGCCTCGGCATCGTGTCGTCGATCGGCAACAATGCCAATGAAGTCCAGGCCTCGCTGCATGATGCCAAATCGGGCATCAGCTTTTCCAATTCCTTCGCCGAACACGGTTTCCGCTGCCAGGTCTGGGGCGCCCCAACGCTCGACCCGTCGGCAATGATCGACCGACGCGCGATGCGCTTCCTGTCGCAGGGCGCGGCCTGGAACCACGTGGCCATGGACCAGGCGATTGCCGACGCCGGGCTTGGCGAGAGTGACATCACCAACGAGCGCACCGGCATCGTCATGGGTTCGGGCGGCCCCTCCACCCGGACCATCGTCGAGGCGGCCGAAACTACGCTGAAGAACGGCAGCCCCAAGCGCATCGGCCCGTTCGCTGTGCCGAAAGCGATGTCGTCGACCGCATCGGCGACGCTTGCCACCTGGTTCAAGATCCACGGCGTCAACTACTCGATTTCGTCCGCCTGCTCGACTTCGGCGCATTGCATCGGCAATGGCTACGAGCTGATCCAGTGGGGCAAGCAGGACATGGTCTTTGCCGGCGGCCACGAGGATCTCGACTGGACGATGTCGGACCTGTTCGACGCCATGGGCGCCATGTCGTCGAAGTACAACGACAAGGCATCGACCGCTTCCCGCGCCTATGACGTCAACCGCGACGGCTTCGTCATCGCCGGTGGCGCGGGCGTGCTGGTGCTGGAGGAACTCGAGCACGCCAAGGCGCGCGGCGCCAAGATCTATGCCGAGATCGTCGGCTATGGCGCGACCTCGGACGGCTACGACATGGTGGCGCCCTCGGGCGAAGGCGCGGTGCGCTGCATGCGCCAGGCGCTCTCCACGGTGTCTACGCCGGTCGACTACATCAACACGCACGGCACCTCGACGCCGGTCGGCGATTCCAAGGAAATGGGCGCCATCCGCGAGGTGTTCGGCGACAAGATGCCGTTCATCACCTCGACCAAGTCGCTGACCGGCCATTCGCTGGGCGCCGCCGGCGTGCAGGAATCCATCTACTCCATCCTGATGATGCAGGGCGGCTTCATCGGCGAGAGCGCCCATATCGAAGAGCTCGATCCGGAATTCGAAGGCATGCCGATCGTGCGCAAGCGCATCGACAACGCCAGGATCGACACTGTTTTGTCCAATTCCTTCGGTTTCGGTGGCACTAACGCAACGCTGATTTTCCAGCGCTATTCCGCATAA
- the recF gene encoding DNA replication/repair protein RecF: MTGAAKQQQTHISKLTLTNFRNYAALSIDLSPGAVVLSGDNGAGKTNLLEAVSLLTPGRGLRRAPYVDLAREGGDGGFALHARIEGPEGQVEIGTGIPGGDSSESGRRVRINGAAARSAEDMLEWLRVVWLTPAMDGLFPGPAADRRRFLDRLVLAIDPGHGQRALDYEKAMRGRNRLLTEGSRDGGWFDAIETQMAETGVAIAAARAELVRLLAAMIERLPSSGPFPQADISLHGDLENALGAAPAVDVEERFRRALADGRDRDRAAGRTLDGPHRSDLVVRHRPKAMPAELCSTGEQKALLVGIVVSHARLTGEMSGMTPILLLDEIAAHLDAGRRAALFSILEELNCQAFMTGTDAALFSSLEGRAQFLTVDHGTVGPTEDP; this comes from the coding sequence GTGACGGGAGCTGCAAAACAGCAACAGACTCACATAAGTAAGCTTACACTTACCAACTTCCGCAACTATGCGGCGCTGTCCATCGATCTGTCGCCCGGGGCCGTGGTGCTGTCCGGCGACAATGGCGCCGGCAAGACCAATCTGCTGGAAGCGGTTTCGCTGCTGACGCCGGGGCGCGGCCTGCGCCGCGCGCCCTATGTCGATCTGGCGCGCGAAGGCGGCGATGGCGGTTTTGCGCTGCACGCCCGCATCGAGGGACCCGAAGGCCAGGTAGAGATCGGCACGGGCATTCCGGGTGGCGACAGCAGCGAAAGCGGCAGGCGCGTGCGGATCAACGGCGCTGCGGCGCGATCGGCCGAGGACATGCTGGAATGGCTGCGGGTCGTCTGGCTGACGCCGGCGATGGATGGCTTGTTCCCCGGGCCGGCCGCCGACCGGCGGCGCTTTCTCGACCGGCTGGTTCTGGCGATCGACCCCGGCCATGGCCAGCGCGCGCTCGACTACGAGAAGGCGATGCGAGGCCGTAACCGATTGCTTACGGAAGGATCGCGTGACGGCGGCTGGTTCGACGCCATCGAGACGCAGATGGCGGAGACCGGTGTGGCAATCGCCGCCGCCCGTGCCGAGCTGGTGCGCCTGCTTGCCGCCATGATTGAGCGGCTGCCTTCCAGCGGACCGTTTCCACAAGCCGACATCAGCCTCCACGGCGACCTGGAAAACGCGCTCGGCGCGGCGCCGGCGGTCGATGTTGAGGAGCGCTTCCGCCGTGCGCTCGCCGATGGCCGCGACCGCGACCGGGCCGCCGGACGCACGCTGGATGGCCCGCACCGTTCCGATCTCGTGGTGCGGCATAGGCCGAAGGCGATGCCGGCCGAGCTCTGCTCGACCGGCGAACAGAAGGCGCTGCTGGTGGGGATCGTGGTGTCGCATGCGCGGCTGACCGGCGAGATGTCGGGGATGACGCCGATCCTGCTGCTCGACGAGATCGCGGCACATCTCGACGCCGGCCGGCGCGCTGCCCTGTTCTCGATCCTCGAGGAGCTCAACTGCCAGGCGTTCATGACCGGAACCGACGCCGCGCTGTTTTCCAGCCTCGAAGGCCGCGCGCAATTCCTGACGGTCGACCACGGCACGGTTGGGCCAACCGAAGACCCCTGA
- a CDS encoding DUF126 domain-containing protein — MSAAPEILVPGRTGQGEALVLTAPISFWGGVDPKTGRIADVRHPQHGEIISGRVLFLPGTIGSSSASAVLMELVHNGRAPAALVLHEPDAILLLGLIVAREMGWETPIAVQLARNVFETYRGSTVNVAGDGALTIAG; from the coding sequence GTGAGCGCCGCTCCGGAAATCCTGGTGCCGGGGCGAACCGGGCAAGGCGAGGCGCTGGTGCTGACGGCGCCGATCAGCTTCTGGGGCGGCGTCGACCCGAAAACCGGCCGCATTGCCGACGTGCGCCATCCGCAGCATGGTGAGATCATCTCCGGACGGGTGCTGTTCCTGCCGGGCACGATCGGCTCATCCTCGGCCTCGGCCGTGCTGATGGAGCTTGTCCACAACGGCCGGGCGCCAGCCGCGCTGGTGCTGCACGAGCCGGACGCGATCCTCCTGCTCGGACTCATCGTCGCCAGGGAAATGGGCTGGGAGACGCCGATCGCGGTCCAGCTTGCTCGAAACGTGTTCGAGACCTATCGCGGCAGCACTGTGAACGTCGCCGGCGATGGCGCCCTCACCATCGCTGGCTGA
- the dnaN gene encoding DNA polymerase III subunit beta, translating to MRVILERSNLLKSLNHVHRVVERRNTIPILSNVLLSAEGASLEMKATDLDLEVTEATPAKVERGGATTVPAHLLYDIVRKLADGAEVMLKTDEDGNAMTVTSGRSSFRLQCLPQSDFPELSAGSFSHIFRLDSVDLKGLIEKTQFAISTEETRYYLNGIYLHTHEAGGKLKLRSVATDGHRLARAEIDAPAGSEGMPGIIIPRKTVSELQKLVDDPDVAVTTELSDTKIRFTIGSVVLTSKLIDGTFPDYQRVIPTGNDKKLIIDRQSFAAAVDRVSTISSERGRAVKLSIAEGQLTLAVNNPDSGSATEELSADYSSDPIEIGFNAKYLLDVAAQLTGSEAKFMLADAGSPTLIHDMADETALYVLMPMRV from the coding sequence ATGCGTGTTATCCTGGAACGGTCAAATCTCCTGAAGTCGCTCAACCATGTCCACCGCGTGGTCGAACGGCGCAACACCATACCGATCCTGTCTAACGTGCTGCTCAGCGCCGAGGGCGCCAGCCTCGAGATGAAGGCGACTGACCTTGACCTGGAGGTGACCGAAGCCACGCCCGCCAAGGTCGAGCGCGGCGGAGCCACAACGGTTCCGGCGCACCTGCTCTACGACATCGTGCGCAAGCTCGCCGACGGAGCGGAGGTGATGCTGAAGACCGACGAGGACGGCAATGCGATGACCGTCACCTCGGGCCGGTCGAGCTTCCGTCTGCAGTGCCTGCCGCAGTCCGATTTCCCGGAACTTTCGGCCGGCTCCTTCTCGCACATCTTCCGCCTCGATTCGGTCGACCTGAAAGGCCTGATCGAAAAGACGCAGTTCGCCATCTCCACCGAGGAGACGCGCTACTATCTGAACGGCATTTACCTGCACACGCATGAGGCCGGCGGCAAGCTGAAGCTGCGCTCGGTGGCGACCGATGGCCACCGCCTGGCGCGTGCCGAGATCGACGCGCCGGCCGGTTCGGAAGGCATGCCGGGCATCATCATCCCGCGCAAGACGGTCAGCGAGTTGCAGAAGCTGGTCGACGACCCGGATGTCGCCGTGACCACCGAACTTTCCGACACCAAAATCCGCTTCACCATCGGCAGCGTCGTTTTGACCTCGAAGCTGATCGACGGCACCTTCCCGGACTATCAGCGCGTGATTCCCACCGGCAACGACAAGAAGCTGATCATCGACCGCCAGAGCTTTGCCGCCGCAGTCGACCGTGTGTCGACAATTTCCTCGGAGCGCGGCCGGGCGGTGAAGCTGTCGATCGCCGAGGGACAGCTCACGCTCGCCGTCAACAATCCGGATTCCGGCAGCGCCACCGAGGAATTGTCGGCCGACTATTCGTCAGACCCGATCGAGATCGGCTTCAACGCCAAGTATCTGCTCGACGTCGCCGCCCAGCTCACCGGCTCGGAAGCGAAATTCATGCTTGCCGACGCCGGCTCGCCGACGCTGATCCACGACATGGCCGACGAGACCGCGCTCTACGTGCTGATGCCGATGCGGGTCTAG
- a CDS encoding D-glycerate dehydrogenase, producing the protein MAGKKRPLVVITRKLPDPVETRMRELFDARLNVEDRPMTQPELVAAVKEADVLVPTITDNIDAALIDQAGDNLKLIANFGNGVDKIDVAAAAKKGITVTNTPNVLTEDTADMTMALMLAVPRRLAEGANVLTSDKKWAGWSPTWMLGRRIWGKRLGIVGMGRIGTAVARRAKAFGLSIHYHNRHRVLPAVEEELEATYWESLDQMLARMDIISVNCPSTPATFHLLSARRLALMQPSAYIVNTARGDIIDEESLIKLIHDGKIAGAGLDVYEHEPALNSKLLKLAAKGKVVLLPHMGSATLEGRIDMGEKVIINIRAFFDGHRPPDRVLPLRT; encoded by the coding sequence ATGGCAGGCAAGAAAAGGCCCCTCGTCGTCATCACGCGCAAGCTGCCCGATCCCGTCGAAACCCGCATGCGCGAGCTGTTCGACGCGCGGCTGAATGTCGAGGATCGGCCGATGACGCAGCCGGAGCTTGTCGCCGCGGTCAAGGAAGCCGATGTGCTGGTGCCGACGATCACCGACAACATCGACGCCGCACTCATCGACCAGGCCGGCGACAATCTCAAGCTGATCGCCAATTTCGGCAATGGCGTCGACAAGATAGACGTGGCGGCGGCGGCAAAGAAGGGCATCACCGTCACCAACACGCCGAACGTGCTGACCGAGGATACCGCCGACATGACCATGGCGCTGATGCTGGCTGTGCCGCGGCGGCTGGCGGAAGGCGCCAACGTGCTGACCAGCGACAAGAAATGGGCCGGCTGGTCACCGACCTGGATGCTTGGCCGCCGCATCTGGGGAAAACGTCTCGGCATCGTCGGCATGGGCCGCATCGGCACCGCTGTCGCCCGGCGCGCCAAGGCCTTCGGCCTGTCGATCCACTACCACAACCGCCACCGCGTGCTGCCGGCGGTCGAGGAAGAGTTGGAAGCGACCTATTGGGAAAGCCTCGACCAGATGCTGGCCCGTATGGACATCATCTCGGTCAACTGCCCCTCGACACCGGCGACCTTCCATCTGCTTTCGGCGCGGCGCCTGGCGCTGATGCAGCCCTCGGCCTACATCGTCAACACCGCGCGCGGCGACATCATCGACGAGGAATCGCTGATCAAGCTGATCCATGACGGCAAGATCGCCGGCGCCGGTCTCGACGTCTACGAGCACGAGCCGGCGCTGAACAGCAAGCTGCTGAAGCTCGCCGCCAAGGGCAAGGTCGTGCTTCTGCCGCATATGGGTTCGGCGACGCTCGAAGGCCGCATCGACATGGGCGAGAAGGTGATCATCAACATCCGCGCCTTCTTCGACGGCCACCGTCCGCCGGACCGCGTGCTGCCGCTCAGGACCTGA
- the irrA gene encoding iron response transcriptional regulator IrrA has product MDQGCRKDNVAVDKRVREAGLRPTRQRVALADLLFAKGDRHLSAEELHEEAIAAGVPVSLATVYNALHQFTQAGLLRILAVEGSKTYFDTNTSDHHHFYIEGENRIFDIASGPVTVSNLPEPPQGMEIANVDIVVRLRPKRRD; this is encoded by the coding sequence ATGGATCAGGGCTGCCGGAAGGATAATGTCGCTGTGGACAAGCGGGTTCGCGAGGCCGGCCTGAGGCCTACACGCCAGCGCGTTGCGCTGGCCGATCTGCTGTTTGCCAAGGGCGACCGCCATCTGTCGGCCGAGGAACTGCATGAGGAGGCGATCGCAGCCGGCGTGCCGGTTTCGCTCGCCACCGTCTACAACGCCCTGCACCAGTTCACCCAGGCGGGCCTGCTGCGCATCCTCGCCGTCGAGGGGTCGAAGACCTATTTCGACACCAATACTTCCGACCACCACCATTTCTATATCGAAGGCGAAAACAGGATATTCGATATCGCCAGCGGCCCGGTGACTGTCTCCAACCTGCCGGAGCCCCCGCAGGGCATGGAAATTGCCAATGTCGATATCGTGGTGAGGCTGCGCCCGAAGCGGCGCGACTGA
- a CDS encoding GNAT family N-acetyltransferase, with translation MDRPTGVFVMQIRPDFGRWEELHSLIMRAFAYMDGVIDPPSSAHLLTAERLKEKARQEIGLLALRDGRIAGCVFTQERADTLYVGKLAVEPDLQGQGIGRLLMQAAEDLAASRGKGAVELQTRIELDGNHRAFVRLGFDETERTAHEGYDRPTSITMRKVLL, from the coding sequence ATGGACCGGCCGACAGGCGTCTTCGTTATGCAAATCCGACCCGATTTCGGGCGATGGGAGGAACTGCATTCGCTGATCATGCGCGCCTTCGCCTATATGGACGGCGTCATCGATCCGCCCTCCTCGGCGCATCTGCTGACCGCCGAAAGGCTCAAGGAAAAGGCACGGCAGGAAATCGGGCTCCTGGCGCTGCGGGACGGCCGGATCGCCGGCTGCGTTTTCACGCAGGAGCGCGCCGATACCCTCTATGTCGGCAAGCTCGCCGTCGAGCCAGACTTGCAGGGGCAAGGCATCGGCAGGCTGCTGATGCAGGCCGCCGAGGACCTTGCCGCTAGCCGTGGCAAGGGCGCCGTCGAATTGCAAACGCGCATCGAACTCGATGGCAACCACCGGGCTTTCGTGCGGCTCGGCTTTGACGAGACTGAACGCACCGCGCATGAAGGCTACGACCGGCCGACCTCGATCACCATGCGCAAGGTGCTGTTATGA
- the fabI gene encoding enoyl-ACP reductase FabI, with protein sequence MDGLMKGKRGLVMGVANDHSIAWGIAKKLSEHGAELAFTYQGDAFGRRVKPLAEKLGASLVVPCDVEDSASVSATFETLGKAWGGLDFVVHAIGFSDKNELKGLYADTSRDNFVRTMVISCYSFTEVARNAAPLMTDGGSMITLTYAGSVRVMPNYNVMGVAKAGLEASVRYLANDYGPRGIRVNGISAGPVRTLAGAGISDARHMFSYQQRNSPLRRTVTIDEVGGSALYLLSDLSSGVTGEIHYVDSGYHIVSMPTLDELKQSDGARE encoded by the coding sequence ATGGACGGACTGATGAAGGGCAAGCGCGGGCTTGTCATGGGTGTCGCCAACGACCATTCGATCGCCTGGGGCATTGCCAAGAAACTGTCCGAGCACGGCGCCGAGCTCGCCTTCACCTATCAGGGCGACGCCTTCGGGCGGCGGGTCAAGCCCTTGGCGGAAAAGCTCGGCGCATCGCTGGTGGTGCCTTGCGACGTCGAGGACAGCGCCTCGGTGAGCGCCACGTTCGAAACGCTCGGCAAGGCCTGGGGCGGACTGGACTTCGTCGTCCATGCCATCGGCTTTTCCGACAAGAACGAGCTCAAGGGCCTCTACGCCGACACCAGCCGCGACAATTTCGTCCGTACCATGGTGATCTCCTGCTATTCCTTCACCGAGGTCGCCCGCAACGCCGCGCCGCTGATGACGGATGGCGGTTCGATGATCACGCTGACCTATGCCGGTTCGGTCCGGGTGATGCCGAACTACAATGTCATGGGCGTCGCCAAGGCCGGACTGGAAGCCAGTGTGCGCTATCTCGCCAACGACTACGGCCCGCGCGGCATCCGGGTGAACGGCATCTCGGCTGGACCGGTGCGCACGCTCGCCGGCGCCGGAATTTCGGACGCCCGACACATGTTCTCCTACCAGCAGCGCAACTCGCCGCTGCGCCGCACGGTGACCATCGACGAGGTCGGCGGCTCGGCACTCTATCTGTTGTCTGATCTCTCGTCCGGCGTCACCGGCGAGATCCACTATGTCGATTCCGGCTATCACATCGTTTCCATGCCAACGCTCGATGAATTGAAGCAGAGCGACGGCGCCCGGGAATAA
- a CDS encoding aconitase X catalytic domain-containing protein — MSAEEQAIAAGRDGTAMAMRIVAESARLLAAPRLIPIASTHIDGALYHGDSGTLFAERLVEGGARVAVRSTLNVGALDLMGCSRIRLEEPQRGMARRMMEAYRKLGCEQSWTCAPYQAGHRPAQGSDVAWGESNAVVFCNSVLGARTNRYGDFLDIACAITGRAPDYGLHRPDNRRARLVFDVSGLSPSFLVSEFAWPVLGSLYGREVGNAVGVVTGVARHPGEDALKAFGAAAASSGAVGLFHIAGVTPEAPDAETILAGAAPETVIRVTPEMAANARAGLSTAAAPKTIDAVAIGSPHLSLAEFDMLERLIAGRRLGVPIYACTGRHALSGLEQGGRRKALEASGVVIVADTCVVVTPIMPVLSNGVLMTNSGKFAHYAPGNTRYSVLYASLADCVESAVLGKPRFTDIAA, encoded by the coding sequence TTGAGCGCGGAAGAACAGGCGATCGCCGCCGGCCGGGACGGCACGGCAATGGCGATGCGCATCGTTGCCGAAAGCGCCCGCCTGCTCGCCGCGCCGCGGCTCATCCCAATCGCCTCGACGCATATTGACGGGGCGCTCTACCACGGCGATTCCGGCACACTGTTTGCCGAACGGCTTGTCGAGGGCGGCGCGCGCGTCGCGGTGCGCTCGACGCTCAATGTCGGCGCACTCGACCTGATGGGCTGCTCGCGCATCCGCCTCGAGGAGCCGCAGCGCGGCATGGCGCGGCGGATGATGGAAGCCTATCGCAAGCTTGGCTGCGAGCAGAGCTGGACCTGCGCTCCCTACCAGGCCGGGCACCGGCCGGCGCAGGGCAGCGACGTCGCCTGGGGCGAGTCCAACGCGGTGGTGTTCTGCAATTCGGTGCTGGGCGCGCGCACCAATCGCTATGGCGATTTCCTCGACATCGCCTGCGCCATCACAGGCCGCGCTCCCGACTATGGCCTGCACCGCCCGGACAACCGGCGGGCGCGACTTGTGTTCGATGTTTCAGGTCTCTCGCCTTCATTCCTCGTTTCCGAGTTCGCCTGGCCGGTGCTTGGCAGCCTCTATGGCCGCGAGGTGGGCAACGCAGTCGGCGTCGTCACCGGCGTGGCCAGGCACCCCGGCGAGGACGCGCTGAAGGCCTTCGGCGCCGCCGCCGCCTCGTCCGGCGCCGTCGGCCTTTTTCACATTGCCGGCGTGACGCCGGAGGCGCCCGATGCCGAGACCATTCTCGCCGGCGCCGCGCCGGAAACGGTCATCCGCGTCACGCCCGAAATGGCCGCGAATGCCCGTGCGGGGCTGTCGACGGCAGCGGCGCCAAAGACAATCGACGCAGTTGCAATCGGCAGCCCGCATCTGTCGCTGGCCGAGTTCGACATGCTGGAACGGCTGATCGCCGGGCGGCGGCTCGGCGTGCCGATCTATGCCTGCACCGGCCGCCATGCGCTGTCCGGCCTCGAACAGGGTGGCCGGCGCAAGGCGCTCGAGGCAAGCGGGGTGGTGATCGTCGCCGACACCTGCGTGGTGGTGACGCCAATCATGCCGGTGCTCAGCAACGGCGTGCTGATGACGAATTCTGGCAAGTTCGCGCATTACGCGCCAGGCAACACCCGCTACTCCGTGCTCTACGCCTCCCTGGCCGACTGCGTCGAAAGCGCCGTGCTTGGTAAGCCACGATTTACGGACATCGCGGCGTGA
- a CDS encoding molybdopterin-synthase adenylyltransferase MoeB: protein MTTLTDEELERYARHIVLPEIGGAGQQKLKRTRVLVIGAGGLGAPALEYLAAAGVGTLGIVDDDTVSLSNLQRQVIHATDAIGMAKTDSASAAITRINPNVVVEPHRLRLTADSAPALVARYDIVVDGSDNFETRYAVADACAAEGKPLVHAAVGRFDGSLTVLKPFEAGADGKPNPGYRDLFPEAPPEGLVPSCAVAGIVGALTGVIGTLQAMETIKLITGIGEPLVGRLLLYDALGARFDTIRYKRA, encoded by the coding sequence ATGACCACACTTACCGACGAAGAACTCGAGCGCTATGCCCGCCATATCGTGCTGCCGGAGATCGGCGGCGCCGGCCAGCAGAAGCTCAAGCGCACGCGGGTGCTGGTGATCGGCGCCGGCGGGCTCGGCGCGCCAGCGCTGGAATATCTTGCCGCCGCCGGCGTCGGCACGCTCGGCATCGTCGACGACGACACCGTCTCGCTGTCCAATTTGCAACGACAGGTGATCCATGCCACGGACGCGATCGGCATGGCCAAAACCGACAGCGCGTCGGCAGCGATCACGCGCATCAACCCCAATGTCGTGGTGGAGCCGCACCGCCTCAGGCTGACGGCGGACAGCGCCCCTGCCCTCGTCGCCCGCTACGACATCGTGGTCGACGGCTCCGACAATTTCGAGACACGCTACGCGGTGGCCGATGCCTGCGCGGCGGAAGGCAAGCCCCTGGTGCACGCCGCCGTCGGCCGTTTCGACGGCTCGCTGACCGTGCTGAAGCCGTTCGAGGCCGGCGCCGACGGCAAGCCGAACCCGGGCTACCGCGATCTTTTCCCGGAAGCGCCTCCGGAGGGGCTGGTGCCGTCCTGCGCCGTTGCCGGCATTGTCGGCGCGCTGACCGGCGTCATCGGCACGCTGCAGGCGATGGAGACGATAAAGCTGATCACCGGCATCGGCGAGCCGCTGGTCGGCCGGCTTTTGCTCTACGACGCGCTCGGCGCGCGCTTCGACACGATCCGCTACAAGAGAGCCTGA
- the fabA gene encoding 3-hydroxyacyl-[acyl-carrier-protein] dehydratase FabA, translated as MAGSKSSYEYEELLACARGELFGPGNAQLPYPPMLMFDRITEISETGGAFDKGFIRAEFDIKPDLWFFACHFIGNPIMPGCLGLDAMWQLTGFYLGWLGEPGKGMALSTGEVKFKGMVTPSVKKVEYGIDFKRVMRGRLVLGIADGWLKADGEPIYAATDLKVGLSKQSAAV; from the coding sequence ATGGCGGGTTCGAAGTCCAGCTACGAATATGAAGAACTGCTTGCCTGCGCCCGCGGCGAGCTGTTCGGACCGGGCAACGCGCAGCTGCCGTATCCGCCGATGCTGATGTTCGACCGCATCACCGAGATCAGCGAGACCGGCGGCGCCTTCGACAAGGGGTTCATCCGCGCCGAATTCGACATCAAGCCGGACCTGTGGTTCTTCGCCTGCCATTTCATCGGCAATCCGATCATGCCTGGCTGCCTCGGCCTCGACGCCATGTGGCAGCTGACCGGCTTTTATCTCGGCTGGCTCGGCGAGCCGGGCAAGGGCATGGCCCTGTCGACCGGCGAGGTGAAGTTCAAGGGCATGGTGACGCCGTCGGTCAAGAAGGTGGAATACGGGATCGACTTCAAGCGCGTGATGCGCGGGCGCCTGGTGCTCGGCATCGCCGATGGCTGGCTGAAGGCGGACGGCGAACCCATATACGCGGCGACGGATTTGAAAGTGGGTCTGTCCAAGCAATCGGCGGCGGTTTGA